In a genomic window of Muntiacus reevesi chromosome 1, mMunRee1.1, whole genome shotgun sequence:
- the PDE4A gene encoding 3',5'-cyclic-AMP phosphodiesterase 4A isoform X2, which translates to MARPRGLGRIPERQLEAFPAAAAAATEDEAFLPEPLAPRVPRRPRSPPASPVFFASPSPTFRRRLRLLRGFQDLGRQAWAGLEAENGPTPSPGRSPLDSQASPGLVLHAGAATSQRRESFLYRSDSDYDMSPKTMSRNSSVTSEAHAEDLIVTPFAQVLASLRSVRSNFSLLTNVPIPSNKRSPLGGPTPVCKATLSEETCQQLARETLEELDWCLEQLETMQTYRSVSEMASHKFKRMLNRELTHLSEMSRSGNQVSEYISTTFLDKRNEVEIPSPTIKDREKQEAPRQRPCQQPPAPGPQLQPMSQITGVKKLMHSSSLSDSSIPRFGVKTDQEELLAQELENLNKWGLNIFRVSDYAGGRSLSCIMYTIFQERDLLKKFRIPVDTMVTYMLTLEDHYHPDVAYHNSLHAADVLQSTHVLLATPALDAVFTDLEILAALFAAAIHDVDHPGVSNQFLINTNSELALMYNDESVLENHHLAVGFKLLQEDNCDIFQNLGKRQRQSLRKMVIDMVLATDMSKHMTLLADLKTMVETKKVTSSGVLLLDNYSDRIQVLRNMVHCADLSNPTKPLELYRQWTDRIMAEFFQQGDRERERGMEISPMCDKHTASVEKSQVGFIDYIVHPLWETWADLVHPDAQEILDTLEDNRDWYYSAIRQSPSPPPEEEPGGPGHPPPPDKFQFELTLDEEEEEEVCSVPGAVAVQELYTAQDASPPEGPLELDGQDPSAEVEIEEMYLTRRVDATGSVAAGQDVSMPRGASVDVYVGCRRSIPALSPNSLALLALRTPPPPEDDPGLLGLPSMAAEVGAQKEHQAAKRACCACTGTSGEDPAPGALPAPGGWGSAGGPT; encoded by the exons CTTGGAGGCGGAGAATGGACCGACACCATCGCCAGGCCGCAGCCCGCTGGACTCGCAGGCGAGCCCGGGCCTCGTGCTGCATGCCGGGGCGGCGACCAGCCAGCGCCGGGAGTCCTTCCTCTACCGCTCGGACAGCGACTATGACATGTCACCCAAGACCATGTCCCGGAACTCGTCGGTCACCAGCGAGGC GCATGCAGAGGACCTCATCGTCACGCCGTTTGCCCAG GTGCTGGCCAGTCTCCGGAGCGTTCGCAGCAACTTCTCCCTCCTGACCAATGTGCCCATTCCCAGCAACAA GCGGTCCCCACTGGGCGGCCCAACCCCCGTCTGCAAGGCCACGCTATCAG AGGAGACGTGTCAGCAGTTGGCCCGGGAGACACTGGAGGAGCTGGACTGGTGTCTGGAGCAGCTGGAAACCATGCAGACCTACCGCTCCGTCAGCGAGATGGCTTCCCACAAG TTCAAAAGGATGCTAAACCGTGAACTCACACACCTGTCAGAGATGAGCAGGTCAGGAAACCAGGTCTCTGAGTACATCTCCACCACATTCCTGG ACAAGCGGAATGAAGTGGAGATCCCATCACCCACGATCAAAGATCGGGAAAAACAGGAAGCGCCACGGCAGAGACCTTGCCAGCAGCCCCCGGCCCCTGGGCCACAGCTCCAGCCCATGTCTCAGATCACCGGGGTGAAGAAGCTGATGCACAGCAGCAGCCTCAGTGATTCCAGCATCCCCCGCTTTGGCGTGAAGACTGATCAAGAGGAGCTCCTGGCCCAA GAACTGGAAAACCTGAACAAGTGGGGCCTGAACATCTTTCGCGTGTCAGATTACGCTGGGGGCCGTTCCCTCAGCTGCATCATGTACACGATATTCCAG GAGCGGGACCTGCTGAAGAAGTTCCGCATCCCGGTGGACACTATGGTGACATACATGCTGACCCTAGAGGACCACTACCACCCGGATGTGGCTTACCACAACAGCCTGCATGCAGccgacgtgctgcagtccacccaTGTGCTGCTGGCCACACCGGCGTTGGAT GCCGTGTTCACGGACCTGGAGATTCTCGCTGCCCTCTTCGCGGCCGCCATCCACGACGTGGACCACCCTGGAGTCTCCAATCAGTTCCTCATCAACACCA ATTCGGAACTGGCGCTCATGTACAACGACGAGTCGGTGCTGGAGAATCACCACCTGGCCGTGGGCTTCAAGCTGCTGCAGGAAGACAACTGTGACATCTTCCAGAACCTCGGCAAGCGCCAGCGGCAGAGCCTGCGCAAGATGGTCATCGACATG GTGCTGGCCACGGATATGTCCAAGCACATGACCCTCCTGGCTGACCTGAAGACCATGGTGGAGACTAAGAAAGTGACCAGCTCGGGGGTTCTCTTGCTGGATAACTATTCCGACCGCATCCAG GTTCTGCGGAACATGGTGCACTGCGCAGACCTTAGCAACCCCACCAAGCCGCTGGAGCTTTACCGCCAGTGGACCGACCGCATCATGGCCGAGTTCTTCCAGCAGGGCGACCGCGAACGTGAGCGAGGCATGGAGATCAGTCCCATGTGCGACAAGCACACAGCCTCAGTGGAGAAGTCTCAG GTGGGTTTCATCGACTATATCGTACACCCGCTGTGGGAGACGTGGGCTGACTTGGTCCACCCAGACGCCCAAGAGATCCTGGACACTCTGGAGGACAACCGGGACTGGTACTATAGCGCCATTCGGCAAAGCCCCTCGCCACCCCctgaggaggagcctgggggaccgggccaccccccaccaccagacAAGTTCCAGTTCGAGCTGACGCtggatgaggaagaggaggaggaggtgtgcAGTGTCCCGGGCGCAGTTGCAGTTCAGGAATTGTACACGGCCCAGGACGCCTCCCCGCCTGAAGGCCCTTTGGAGCTTGATGGCCAGGATCCGTCTGCGGAGGTGGAGATAGAGGAAATGTACTTGACCCGGCGAGTGGACGCCACAGGTAGTGTGGCAGCTGGCCAGGATGTGTCCATGCCCCGAGGCGCATCCGTGGATGTCTACGTGGGCTGCCGCCGCAGCATCCCTGCCCTGTCTCCTAACAGCCTTGCTCTGCTTGCCTTGAGGACACCGCCCCCTCCAGAGGACGACCCGGGCCTTCTGGGCCTCCCCTCCATGGCAGCCGAGGTGGGGGCCCAAAAAGAGCATCAGGCTGCCAAGAGGGCATGCTGTGCCTGCACGGGGACATCCGGCGAGGATCCCGCTCCTGGAGCACTTCCAGCTCCCGGAGGCTGGGGGTCAGCTGGTGGCCCGACCTGA
- the PDE4A gene encoding 3',5'-cyclic-AMP phosphodiesterase 4A isoform X3 encodes MRSSAAPRVRPRPPALALPPAGPESLVHFSFSEEDTCWYPPGRSVSLEAENGPTPSPGRSPLDSQASPGLVLHAGAATSQRRESFLYRSDSDYDMSPKTMSRNSSVTSEAHAEDLIVTPFAQVLASLRSVRSNFSLLTNVPIPSNKRSPLGGPTPVCKATLSEETCQQLARETLEELDWCLEQLETMQTYRSVSEMASHKFKRMLNRELTHLSEMSRSGNQVSEYISTTFLDKRNEVEIPSPTIKDREKQEAPRQRPCQQPPAPGPQLQPMSQITGVKKLMHSSSLSDSSIPRFGVKTDQEELLAQELENLNKWGLNIFRVSDYAGGRSLSCIMYTIFQERDLLKKFRIPVDTMVTYMLTLEDHYHPDVAYHNSLHAADVLQSTHVLLATPALDAVFTDLEILAALFAAAIHDVDHPGVSNQFLINTNSELALMYNDESVLENHHLAVGFKLLQEDNCDIFQNLGKRQRQSLRKMVIDMVLATDMSKHMTLLADLKTMVETKKVTSSGVLLLDNYSDRIQVLRNMVHCADLSNPTKPLELYRQWTDRIMAEFFQQGDRERERGMEISPMCDKHTASVEKSQVGFIDYIVHPLWETWADLVHPDAQEILDTLEDNRDWYYSAIRQSPSPPPEEEPGGPGHPPPPDKFQFELTLDEEEEEEVCSVPGAVAVQELYTAQDASPPEGPLELDGQDPSAEVEIEEMYLTRRVDATGSVAAGQDVSMPRGASVDVYVGCRRSIPALSPNSLALLALRTPPPPEDDPGLLGLPSMAAEVGAQKEHQAAKRACCACTGTSGEDPAPGALPAPGGWGSAGGPT; translated from the exons ATGCGCTCCAGTGCGGCACCCCGGGTCCGGCCCCGGCCCCCTGCCTTGGCACTGCCTCCCGCGGGCCCCGAGTCACTGGTCCACTTCTCCTTCAGCGAAGAGGACACCTGTTGGTACCCTCCAGGCAGATCTGTCAG CTTGGAGGCGGAGAATGGACCGACACCATCGCCAGGCCGCAGCCCGCTGGACTCGCAGGCGAGCCCGGGCCTCGTGCTGCATGCCGGGGCGGCGACCAGCCAGCGCCGGGAGTCCTTCCTCTACCGCTCGGACAGCGACTATGACATGTCACCCAAGACCATGTCCCGGAACTCGTCGGTCACCAGCGAGGC GCATGCAGAGGACCTCATCGTCACGCCGTTTGCCCAG GTGCTGGCCAGTCTCCGGAGCGTTCGCAGCAACTTCTCCCTCCTGACCAATGTGCCCATTCCCAGCAACAA GCGGTCCCCACTGGGCGGCCCAACCCCCGTCTGCAAGGCCACGCTATCAG AGGAGACGTGTCAGCAGTTGGCCCGGGAGACACTGGAGGAGCTGGACTGGTGTCTGGAGCAGCTGGAAACCATGCAGACCTACCGCTCCGTCAGCGAGATGGCTTCCCACAAG TTCAAAAGGATGCTAAACCGTGAACTCACACACCTGTCAGAGATGAGCAGGTCAGGAAACCAGGTCTCTGAGTACATCTCCACCACATTCCTGG ACAAGCGGAATGAAGTGGAGATCCCATCACCCACGATCAAAGATCGGGAAAAACAGGAAGCGCCACGGCAGAGACCTTGCCAGCAGCCCCCGGCCCCTGGGCCACAGCTCCAGCCCATGTCTCAGATCACCGGGGTGAAGAAGCTGATGCACAGCAGCAGCCTCAGTGATTCCAGCATCCCCCGCTTTGGCGTGAAGACTGATCAAGAGGAGCTCCTGGCCCAA GAACTGGAAAACCTGAACAAGTGGGGCCTGAACATCTTTCGCGTGTCAGATTACGCTGGGGGCCGTTCCCTCAGCTGCATCATGTACACGATATTCCAG GAGCGGGACCTGCTGAAGAAGTTCCGCATCCCGGTGGACACTATGGTGACATACATGCTGACCCTAGAGGACCACTACCACCCGGATGTGGCTTACCACAACAGCCTGCATGCAGccgacgtgctgcagtccacccaTGTGCTGCTGGCCACACCGGCGTTGGAT GCCGTGTTCACGGACCTGGAGATTCTCGCTGCCCTCTTCGCGGCCGCCATCCACGACGTGGACCACCCTGGAGTCTCCAATCAGTTCCTCATCAACACCA ATTCGGAACTGGCGCTCATGTACAACGACGAGTCGGTGCTGGAGAATCACCACCTGGCCGTGGGCTTCAAGCTGCTGCAGGAAGACAACTGTGACATCTTCCAGAACCTCGGCAAGCGCCAGCGGCAGAGCCTGCGCAAGATGGTCATCGACATG GTGCTGGCCACGGATATGTCCAAGCACATGACCCTCCTGGCTGACCTGAAGACCATGGTGGAGACTAAGAAAGTGACCAGCTCGGGGGTTCTCTTGCTGGATAACTATTCCGACCGCATCCAG GTTCTGCGGAACATGGTGCACTGCGCAGACCTTAGCAACCCCACCAAGCCGCTGGAGCTTTACCGCCAGTGGACCGACCGCATCATGGCCGAGTTCTTCCAGCAGGGCGACCGCGAACGTGAGCGAGGCATGGAGATCAGTCCCATGTGCGACAAGCACACAGCCTCAGTGGAGAAGTCTCAG GTGGGTTTCATCGACTATATCGTACACCCGCTGTGGGAGACGTGGGCTGACTTGGTCCACCCAGACGCCCAAGAGATCCTGGACACTCTGGAGGACAACCGGGACTGGTACTATAGCGCCATTCGGCAAAGCCCCTCGCCACCCCctgaggaggagcctgggggaccgggccaccccccaccaccagacAAGTTCCAGTTCGAGCTGACGCtggatgaggaagaggaggaggaggtgtgcAGTGTCCCGGGCGCAGTTGCAGTTCAGGAATTGTACACGGCCCAGGACGCCTCCCCGCCTGAAGGCCCTTTGGAGCTTGATGGCCAGGATCCGTCTGCGGAGGTGGAGATAGAGGAAATGTACTTGACCCGGCGAGTGGACGCCACAGGTAGTGTGGCAGCTGGCCAGGATGTGTCCATGCCCCGAGGCGCATCCGTGGATGTCTACGTGGGCTGCCGCCGCAGCATCCCTGCCCTGTCTCCTAACAGCCTTGCTCTGCTTGCCTTGAGGACACCGCCCCCTCCAGAGGACGACCCGGGCCTTCTGGGCCTCCCCTCCATGGCAGCCGAGGTGGGGGCCCAAAAAGAGCATCAGGCTGCCAAGAGGGCATGCTGTGCCTGCACGGGGACATCCGGCGAGGATCCCGCTCCTGGAGCACTTCCAGCTCCCGGAGGCTGGGGGTCAGCTGGTGGCCCGACCTGA